The following are from one region of the uncultured Desulfovibrio sp. genome:
- a CDS encoding DUF1634 domain-containing protein, whose amino-acid sequence MTTDLKNDIKASPAQLRYADTLFYGALLGFVAMLVTYALYVFGVLTPQIPLDQMPHLWTQNAAAYRAAGNIPQGWGWLALVGKGDICNFIGIAFLAALTIICFVQLAISLVRQKQWIMTIIAVLEVLVLSLAASGVLVAGGH is encoded by the coding sequence GCAACTGCGCTATGCAGACACCTTGTTCTACGGCGCGCTGCTGGGTTTTGTGGCAATGCTTGTTACCTACGCGCTCTATGTTTTTGGTGTGCTGACGCCGCAGATTCCTCTGGATCAAATGCCGCACCTGTGGACGCAGAACGCAGCCGCCTACCGCGCTGCGGGCAATATTCCTCAAGGTTGGGGCTGGCTTGCCCTTGTGGGTAAGGGCGATATATGCAATTTCATTGGTATCGCTTTTCTTGCGGCGCTTACTATCATCTGCTTTGTGCAGCTTGCGATCAGTCTTGTGCGCCAGAAGCAGTGGATTATGACGATTATTGCCGTGCTTGAAGTGTTGGTGCTCAGCCTTGCGGCTTCGGGCGTTCTGGTGGCTGGCGGCCATTAG